A region from the Bombyx mori chromosome 15, ASM3026992v2 genome encodes:
- the LOC101745415 gene encoding solute carrier family 22 member 3 produces MSVKVAESKEETVALNNGEKPQEDILCRIITHVGEMGLYQRVLFAILLYFGAIFMFVYSVQMFVAATPQEHWCRVPELGHLDQELRRNLSIPGAAQGRDWDRCLMYDVNWTTVLVNLTPPDPGSPTKPCYDGWEFLFNDIPYATVVSEREWVCGKASYVPIAQAIFFFGSLIGCILFGWIGDLYGRVPAIVGSNLIGCVGGVASCFTVGLWDFAFCRFLVGLSNDCCFIMVYILVLEYVGTKHRTWVSNMSFAISGCVGATLLPILPLWLLDWRKLLLVTSLPMLAALAIPWIVPESARWLSASGKVDRAISVLRRFESVNKRRIPDDAIEEFIIVSNNKQETDESLIGLFKSPPMRSSIMVLILVSMMSGVTIDALIRLSENIGDNFYLTFTLSSISEAPALIIVTLLLDRVGRRCMISSTLLLTTVLCFACAFVPKGVSQMIAAVLSRFAVNMSISVQVQLGTELLPTPVRATGTSLLHVTAFFATAFSPFVVYTGRYWRPLPLFILVGLTLFACGLALLLPETKGRPMPQTIVEGEKVVNETLLCRKPANDEELEDLSHLRRSVE; encoded by the exons ATGTCGGTTAAGGTGGCGGAGTCCAAGGAG GAGACAGTAGCCCTCAACAATGGGGAGAAGCCTCAAGAAGACATCCTATGTCGTATCATCACGCATGTTGGAGAGATGGGTCTTTACCAGAGGGTTCTCTTCGCGATACTGTTATACTTCGGCGCGATCTTCATGTTTGTCTACTCAGTGCAGATGTTCGTGGCAGCTACACCACAGGAGCACTGGTGTAGGGTTCCGGAGCTGGGGCACTTAGATCAGGAACTAAG GAGGAACCTATCCATCCCTGGCGCAGCGCAAGGTCGCGATTGGGATAGATGTCTAATGTACGACGTCAACTGGACTACTGTGTTGGTGAATCTGACTCCACCGGATCCCGGATCGCCGACGAAACCCTGTTATGATGGATGGGAGTTCTTGTTTAACGATATACCCTACGCTACGGTTGTAAGTGAG AGAGAATGGGTATGTGGAAAAGCAAGCTACGTGCCTATAGCTCAGGCAATATTCTTCTTTGGCTCGCTTATCGGCTGTATCCTGTTCGGTTGGATTGGAGACTTGTACGGAAGAGTTCCTGCTATTGTAG gTTCAAATCTTATCGGATGCGTGGGTGGAGTTGCGAGTTGTTTCACAGTTGGATTGTGGGACTTCGCATTCTGTCGGTTCCTCGTGGGATTGTCGAATGATTGCTGTTTCATTATGGTGTATATTTTAG TATTAGAATACGTGGGGACGAAACATCGTACTTGGGTGTCTAATATGTCCTTTGCAATCTCTGGGTGCGTTGGAGCCACATTGCTGCCAATATTGCCGCTTTGGCTGCTAGATTGGCGGAAGCTGTTGTTGGTGACATCTCTGCCAATGTTGGCTGCATTGGCCATACCTTGGATAGTTCCAGAGAGTGCCAG ATGGTTATCGGCATCAGGGAAAGTAGACCGCGCCATCAGCGTGCTCAGGAGATTCGAGAGTGTAAACAAAAGAAGGATACCCGACGATGCGATAGAAGAATTTAtt ATAGTTTCGAACAACAAGCAAGAAACGGACGAATCTCTAATAGGACTGTTCAAAAGTCCACCGATGAGGTCGAGCATTATGGTTCTGATCTTAGTTTCTATGATGAGCGGGGTGACCATTGACGCGCTGATCAGGCTCTCTGAGAATATAGGGGATAATTTCTACTTGACTTTCACGCTATCATCGATATCTGAAGCCCCTGCCCTGATCATAGTCACGCTATTGCTGGACAG agTAGGACGACGTTGCATGATTTCGAGCACACTGCTACTCACTACTGTTCTATGTTTCGCCTGTGCATTCGTGCCAAAAG GTGTTTCACAAATGATCGCGGCAGTTCTGAGCAGGTTCGCAGTGAATATGTCGATAAGTGTGCAAGTGCAGTTGGGAACTGAATTGCTGCCGACCCCCGTGCGTGCCACGGGGACCTCCTTATTACACGTCACCGCTTTCTTCGCAACGGCATTCTCACCATTTGTCGTATATACT GGCCGATACTGGAGGCCGCTGCCGCTGTTCATCCTCGTCGGATTAACGCTGTTCGCGTGCGGCTTGGCTTTGTTGCTTCCCGAAACCAAAGGTCGGCCTATGCCGCAGACCATAGTCGAAGGAGAGAAAGTCGTGAATGAAACTCTGCTGTGTCG GAAACCAGCAAATGATGAAGAATTAGAAGACTTATCACATTTAAGAAGATCTGTTGAATAA